The Rosa rugosa chromosome 3, drRosRugo1.1, whole genome shotgun sequence sequence TGGACTTACAATAATGAATGTTGTTATAACTGTACCAGCATACTTCAATGACTCTCAGCGACAGGCTACAAAAGATGCTGGGGTGATTGCAGGCATGAATGTGATGCGTATTCTTAATGAGCCAACAGCCGCAGCTATTGCATATGGTCTTGACAAAAAGGCTACGGCTATTGGTGGTAAAATTGTTCTCATTTTCGATCTTGGTGGTGGTACTTTTGATGTTTCCCTTCTTAAAATTGAAGATGAGATTTTTGAGGTAAAAGCTACTGCTGGAGATACACATCTTGGTGGTGAAGATTTTGACAATAGAATGGTGCACCATTTTGTGCAAGAGTTCGAGAAGAAACACTGGAAGGACATTAGCAATGACCCCAAAGCACTGAGAAGATTGAGAACATCTTGTGAGAGAGCGAAAAGGACTCTTTCTTCAACTGCTGAAACCACCATTGAGATTGATTCTTTATTCGAGGGTATCGACTTCCACTCTAAAATAACAAGAGCAAAATTTGAAGAGCTCAACATGGATCTCTTTAGAAAATGTATGGAGACTGTGGAAAATTGTGTGAGGGATGCTAAAATTGATAGGGAAATTGTTGATGATATTGTTCTTGTTGGTGGATCTACTAGAATTCCCAAGGTACAACAGCTATTGCAAGATCTCTTTAATGGTAAGGAGCTTTGCAAGAGCATCAATCCTGATGAAGCAGTTGCATATGGTGCTGCCGTACAAGCTGCAGTTTTGCGTGGTGGAGTTGAGAAAGTGCAGGACTTACTCTTGTTAGATGTAACTCCACTTTCCCTTGGTCGTATGCTTGAGACAGGAGAGTTTGATGTTTTTATCCCAAGAAACACTACCATTCccaccaaaaaaattaaaatggccACAACTATCGTACAAAACCAAATCGGTTTGATAGTTGATGTGTATGAGGGCGAAGAAACAAGAGCCGAGAAAAACAAATCGTTGGGGCAATTTGTGCTCGAAGGAATCCCTCCTGGTCCAAAAGGAAAACCTCAAATCACAATTTGCTTCGAGATCGATGCCA is a genomic window containing:
- the LOC133736077 gene encoding heat shock 70 kDa protein 1-like produces the protein MALAAKGEGPAIGIDLGTTYSCVAVWQHDRVEIIANDQGNRTTPSYVAFTNIGRLIGDAAKNQATINPTNTVFDAKRLIGRKFSDACVKSDMKLWPFKIRGVGDKPMIVINYKNEKKQFAAEEISSMVLNNMREIAEAYLGLTIMNVVITVPAYFNDSQRQATKDAGVIAGMNVMRILNEPTAAAIAYGLDKKATAIGGKIVLIFDLGGGTFDVSLLKIEDEIFEVKATAGDTHLGGEDFDNRMVHHFVQEFEKKHWKDISNDPKALRRLRTSCERAKRTLSSTAETTIEIDSLFEGIDFHSKITRAKFEELNMDLFRKCMETVENCVRDAKIDREIVDDIVLVGGSTRIPKVQQLLQDLFNGKELCKSINPDEAVAYGAAVQAAVLRGGVEKMMKEAEKYKLEDQEYNEKVKAKSALADCI